One window of the Eucalyptus grandis isolate ANBG69807.140 chromosome 8, ASM1654582v1, whole genome shotgun sequence genome contains the following:
- the LOC108954723 gene encoding probable chromatin-remodeling complex ATPase chain isoform X1 yields MQKLKNQKIQEILDQQNAAIDADMNNKRKGRLKYLLQQTEIFTHFAGGNQSASQKIKGRGRHESKITEEEEDEECLKEEEDGLSGTGNTRLLSQPSCGNLLHWGHPLLYCRLAPERFCFALIYAIILPTGCLQQI; encoded by the exons ATGCAAAAGTTGAAGAATCAGAAGATTCAGGAAATACTGGATCAGCAAAATGCCGCTATTGACGCTGATATG aataataAGAGAAAAGGGCGGTTGAAGTATCTTCTGCAGCAAACTGAGATTTTTACTCATTTTGCCGGAGGAAACCAGTCCGCTTCACAGAAAATTAAAGGAAG GGGTCGTCATGAATCTAAAATAactgaagaggaagaggatgaagaatgtcttaaggaggaagaagatggcttGTCTGGTACGGGAAACACACGGCTGCTGTCACAACCCTCTT GTGGGAACCTCTTGCACTGGGGACACCCTTTATTGTATTGTCGTCTGGCTCCAGAGAGATTCTGTTTTGCTCTGATTTATGCAATTATCTTGCCAACAGGATGTCTCCAGCAAATATAA
- the LOC120287344 gene encoding disease resistance protein RPV1-like, whose protein sequence is MDHDQSLQLFSKHAFRKENPLDEYIDQSKRAIGIARGLPLAIEVIGSLLCHTKREKWDHILKKLENVPHAEIQSKLKISYDALDVRQRHIFLDIACLFIGYDKDNVVHFWDESKFPEEAMEVLQNISLIKIEKFNRVWMHDQLRDLGREIVRQESKMEIEEQSRVWDPKEALDLLRRPELLFVFSSTIVTHSINIFALLILDEWGKEEVEALHLKFNHKRWFHFTYESLKSLSNLRFLQVDNSEEYSYAKTRPYWRELLTSAQSNLERLILSECWNLVEIDKSICQLKRLVSLRVDKCWKLRRLPQVVGRDLATQQHCNSSDRLSDTIGNLESLLELDISRTEIEELPDSIGKWKNLKVVKIGSAIRKIPDALWMIKSLEEIEVEVKPDFDVEISDCIFEDRCLRSLRLTWARINKVPRLPESLEILSLTKIYMDTFPDLSNLVNLKDLTLVFGPRNDGGESGGPVEAYPMPRWIENLSKLQYLILCSDYVTTLPTDLSSILPRLKSLSLKGDHLRCLPSLPSSLSGFTLRSEYVTTLPKDIISLLPQLRNLSLSCPNLRCLPSHPSTLSFLSLKSKCMTTLPTDMSSLLPRLERLWLECPNLGCLPSLPSSLSELELTGCKSSFSLGDLSYLKELSYLCISDCAISEIRCHDPLENLQRLRLWDLPRLETLPSLGNFNKLRYLYVSECGNLVEIQGELPQSLEVLKICKCGSLKELPDLSPLKGLKTVRMKCCGNLDVEAISSLCCEKSVEFGEEDSDVESESQLEDDEFESESDGEGDEYEEEDDKSEYEEEDDE, encoded by the exons ATGGATCATGATCAATCTCTTCAACTATTTAGCAAACATGCCTTCAGAAAAGAAAATCCTTTGGATGAGTATATTGACCAATCCAAGAGGGCAATAGGCATTGCTAGAGGTCTTCCGCTAGCTATTGAGGTCATAGGTTCACTTTTATGTCACACTAAAAGGGAAAAGTGGGATCACATATTGAAGAAGTTGGAAAATGTTCCTCATGCAGAAATTCAGAGTAAGTTGAAAATAAGCTATGATGCATTAGATGTTCGACAACGGCATATATTCCTCGATATAGCTTGTCTTTTCATTGGATATGACAAAGACAATGTGGTTCATTTTTGGGATGAATCTAAATTTCCGGAAGAAGCCATGGAAGTTTTGCAGAACATATCTTTGataaagattgaaaagtttaatagagtgtggatgcatgaccaacttAGAGATCTCGGAAGAGAAATAGTTCGTCAAGAAAGTAAAATGGAAATAGAGGAGCAAAGTAGGGTGTGGGATCCCAAGGAAGCATTGGATTTGCTGAGGAGACCCGAG tTACTTTTTGTGTTCTCTAGTACCATTGTGACCCactcaattaatatttttgctcTTTTAATATTAGATGAATG gggaaaagaagaagttgaagCTCTTCATCTCAAGTTTAACCACAAGAGGTGGTTCCATTTTACCTATGAGAGCTTGAAGAGCCTTTCAAATCTAAGGTTTCTTCAAGTTGATAATTCGGAGGAATATTCTTATGCAAAAACGAGGCCTT ATTGGAGAGAACTCCTAACTTCTGCTCAATCAAATTTAGAACGCTTGATCCTAAGCGAGTGTTGGAATTTGGTCGAAATTGACAAGTCAATCTGTCAATTGAAACGCTTAGTTTCCTTAAGAGTAGATAAATGTTGGAAACTTCGAAGGCTACCACAGGTGGTGGGTAGAGATCTTGCAACTCAGCAACATTGCAATTCGTCGGACAGGCTTTCGGATACAATCGGAAATTTGGAATCGCTGCTTGAGTTGGATATATCTCGTACGGAGATTGAAGAACTACCCGATTCTATCGGAAAgtggaaaaatttgaaagtagtGAAGATTGGTAGTGCCATACGCAAAATACCCGATGCCCTCTGGATGATTAAGAGCCTTGAAGAAATAGAAGTCGAAGTTAAGCCTGATTTTGATGTGGAAATTAGCGATTGCATCTTCGAAGATCGATGCCTGAGGAGCTTGCGCTTGACGTGGGCTAGAATAAACAAAGTACCGAGACTTCCTGAAAGTCTCGAGATTCTATCTTTGACTAAAATATATATGGATACATTTCCAGATTTGTCAAACCTCGttaatttaaaggatttgaCGCTGGTGTTTGGCCCACGTAATGATGGTGGGGAATCTGGTGGGCCTGTGGAAGCATATCCAATGCCGCGGTGGATTGAGAATTTAAGCAAACTGCAGTACCTCATCCTGTGCTCCGATTACGTGACCACCTTACCCACGGATCTCAGTAGTATCCTTCCCCGACTCAAGTCACTTTCACTCAAGGGTGATCATTTGCGTTGCCTCCCGAGCCTTCCCTCCAGTTTATCAGGGTTCACCTTGAGATCTGAATACGTGACCACCTTACCAAAAGATATTATAAGTCTCCTCCCCCAACTCCGGAATCTTTCACTCTCGTGCCCTAATCTGCGTTGCCTCCCGAGCCATCCCTCCACTTTATCATTCTTGTCTTTGAAATCTAAATGCATGACCACCTTACCCACGGATATGAGTAGTCTCCTTCCTCGACTCGAGAGACTTTGGCTCGAGTGCCCTAATCTAGGTTGCCTCCCGAGCCTTCCCTCCAGTTTATCAGAGTTGGAGTTGACCGGTTGCAAGTCATCATTTTCCCTAGGGGATCTATCTTATTTGAAAGAACTATCATATCTTTGCATCAGTGATTGTGCAATCTCAGAGATTCGATGCCATGATCCTTTGGAGAACCTACAACGATTGCGGCTTTGGGATCTTCCACGGTTGGAAACTTTACCTTCTCTAGGTAATTTCAACAAACTACGTTATCTTTATGTATCCGAATGTGGTAATCTGGTTGAGATTCAAGGCGAACTACCACAATCTTTGGAAGTATTGAAGATTTGTAAATGTGGATCTTTAAAGGAGTTGCCTGATCTGTCACCCTTGAAGGGACTAAAAACGGTTAGAATGAAGTGTTGCGGGAATTTAGACGTGGAGGCAATTTCTTCGCTTTGCTGTGAGAAGTCAGTCGaatttggggaagaagacagtGATGTTGAATCCGAATCTCAGCTAGAAGACgacgaatttgaatctgaatctgatGGAGAAGGCGACGAGtacgaggaagaagacgacaaaTCTGAAtatgaggaagaagacgacgaatGA
- the LOC120287343 gene encoding uncharacterized protein LOC120287343, with protein MGIGTRKFRVGCDSHAPQEARHKSARSCRGFRLRPSCCCRWARRSREIVPRNATAVSVRAADRSLRRAAGEGSHRYFTSRAPCRSPEPVLRDLMAWKFFLSLAAAAFVAVLFRLFSRRGDRARSTEESATRRRVRGNDGTERGASSTDASTEGQEVAASSGYDYEVFLSFRGPDTPAGFTDFLYTSLIDAGIRTFRDDEELRVGEKFAPELLQAIEQSKISIPIFLKGYASSPWCLNELVQMVKCQKNERQKIMPIFYDVAPSEVQHQIGGYAKAFRSHEKKQRYDEETIHKWKAALSVVGAINGWDLHNETNR; from the exons ATGGGgatagggacgcgtaagtttcgagtgggttgcgactcccacgccccgCAAGAGGCAAggcacaagtctgcga GGTCCTGCCGGGGCTTTCGCCTCCGCCCGAGCTGTTGCTGCCGTTGGGCGCGCAGATCTCGCGAAATTGTCCCCCGAAACGCCACCGCAGTCTCGGTACGCGCGGCTGATCGCTCCCTCCGGCGGGCCGCCGGCGAAGGATCCCATCGATATTTCACCTCGAGAGCTCCTTGCCGCAGTCCGGAGCCAGTTCTGAG AGATCTCATGGCTTGGAAGTTTTTCCTATCTCTGGCTGCCGCTGCTTTTGTTGCTGTCCTGTTTCGACTTTTTTCTCGAAGAGGAGATCGAGCGAGATCAACGGAGGAGAGTGCAACGAGACGGCGCGTGCGTGGAAATGATGGAACAGAAAGAGGCGCTTCTTCTACTGACGCGTCAACAGAAGGTCAAGAAGTGGCTGCTTCATCAGGATATGACTATGAAGTATTCTTGAGCTTCAGAGGACCAGACACTCCAGCTGGTTTTACCGACTTTCTTTATACTAGTCTAATAGATGCGGGAATCCGCACATTTAGGGACGATGAAGAGCTCCGCGTTGGGGAAAAGTTTGCCCCAGAACTTCTCCAAGCAATTGAGCAGTCGAAGATCTCAATACCTATATTTTTGAAAGGATATGCCTCTAGCCCATGGTGTCTCAACGAGCTAGTTCAGATGGTCAAGTGCCAGAAAAATGAAAGACAAAAGATCatgcccattttttatgatgtggCCCCTTCGGAGGTTCAACACCAAATTGGGGGTTATGCAAAGGCCTTTCGTTCACATGAAAAGAAGCAGCGATACGATGAAGAGACTATCCACAAATGGAAGGCTGCTCTCAGTGTAGTTGGGGCAATAAACGGGTGGGACCTACACAACGAGACCAACAG GTGA
- the LOC108954723 gene encoding probable chromatin-remodeling complex ATPase chain isoform X2, giving the protein MQKLKNQKIQEILDQQNAAIDADMNNKRKGRLKYLLQQTEIFTHFAGGNQSASQKIKGRGRHESKITEEEEDEECLKEEEDGLSGTGNTRLLSQPSCIQGRCGITSLLD; this is encoded by the exons ATGCAAAAGTTGAAGAATCAGAAGATTCAGGAAATACTGGATCAGCAAAATGCCGCTATTGACGCTGATATG aataataAGAGAAAAGGGCGGTTGAAGTATCTTCTGCAGCAAACTGAGATTTTTACTCATTTTGCCGGAGGAAACCAGTCCGCTTCACAGAAAATTAAAGGAAG GGGTCGTCATGAATCTAAAATAactgaagaggaagaggatgaagaatgtcttaaggaggaagaagatggcttGTCTGGTACGGGAAACACACGGCTGCTGTCACAACCCTCTT GTATACAAGGAAGATGCGGGATTACTAGCTTGCTGGATTGA